In a genomic window of Chrysemys picta bellii isolate R12L10 chromosome 1, ASM1138683v2, whole genome shotgun sequence:
- the LOC101942897 gene encoding ecto-ADP-ribosyltransferase 5-like isoform X2, translating to MKPLLIPLTYFCLQTWLGIPQAKCQVELSMMDDAFDDQYIGCAEEMAGIAPGLLEKEKSMSSVFSRVWENSEQKWELVKKKIPLPTGFKDEHGRAIIAYTDDDFHRELNAAVREAGISRAHYMASFQFKAFHYYLTRASQLLRGRCDVMYKRTVYRGVSARFQHTGSGHIRFGYFASSSFDIGIAKTFGTDTLFAIHTCFGAEIRAFSRIQEEEEVLIPVHEIFNMSRGQRNNRFVLRSTNRTCSHFNCAYLGGEKNQICVDNSVTRGGIAFPSVLSHLLFGGSVILVHVAAMKLFAGFSIVLFMLLTFSL from the exons ATGAAGCCTCTGCTGATCCCCTTGACGTACTTCTGTCTTCAGACCTGGCTGGGAATCCCTCAG GCAAAATGCCAGGTGGAGCTGAGCATGATGGATGACGCTTTTGATGACCAATATATAGGATGTGCTGAAGAAATGGCTGGAATTGCACCTGGACTGCTAGAGAAAGAAAAGTCCAtgtcctcagtgtttagcagggTGTGggaaaactcagaacaaaaatggGAACTTGTAAAGAAAAAGATTCCTCTGCCCACAGGCTTTAAAGATGAGCATGGAAGAGCCATAATAGCCTATACTGACGATGACTTTCACCGTGAGTTGAATGCGGCAGTGAGAGAGGCTGGGATATCTCGAGCTCATTACATGGCCAGTTTCCAGTTCAAAGCCTTTCATTATTATTTGACAAGAGCTTCACAGCTCTTACGAGGGAGGTGTGATGTGATGTACAAAAGGACGGTGTACCGGGGGGTTTCTGCCAGATTTCAGCACACGGGATCAGGTCACATTAGGTTTGGATACTTTGCCTCTTCGTCTTTTGATATAGGAATAGCTAAGACATTTGGTACGGACACATTGTTCGCCATCCACACGTGCTTTGgtgctgagatcagggccttcTCTCGCattcaggaggaggaagaagtaTTAATCCCAGTCCATGAGATATTCAACATGTCCCGAGGACAAAGGAATAACCGCTTTGTCCTCCGGAGCACAAACCGGACCTGCAGCCATTTTAACTGCGCGTACCTGGGCG GAGAGAAGAACCAAATATGTGTTGACAACTCTG TTACCAGAGGTGGCATCGCCTTTCCCAGTGTTCTGAGCCATTTACTGTTTGGAGGATCCGTCATCCTGGTCCACGTGGCTGCTATGAAACTGTTTGCTGGTTTCTCAATTGTCCTATTCATGTTACtcactttttctctctaa
- the LOC101942897 gene encoding uncharacterized protein LOC101942897 isoform X1: MDLTSMNSSSSPLNPVIVLAFTTSSGKEFHRLTVRCVKRNFLLFVLNLLPIKLPRKHSQETLQACCFRLLALTLLSLSKTLLPPSPHCHWFSPTVQSTNSNAWLPFPGQKINAQRPNSTTYPLNKGSAQQENRSGKQRSFSGHRCQSSAWRSRDLLHRDVGTIMKPLLIPLTYFCLQTWLGIPQAKCQVELSMMDDAFDDQYIGCAEEMAGIAPGLLEKEKSMSSVFSRVWENSEQKWELVKKKIPLPTGFKDEHGRAIIAYTDDDFHRELNAAVREAGISRAHYMASFQFKAFHYYLTRASQLLRGRCDVMYKRTVYRGVSARFQHTGSGHIRFGYFASSSFDIGIAKTFGTDTLFAIHTCFGAEIRAFSRIQEEEEVLIPVHEIFNMSRGQRNNRFVLRSTNRTCSHFNCAYLGGEYWAEQEKYLGGAIFCGEFENPTSGRADERDADLRTCHQGWGRQAATTLAAREGSGWGGWTLGPTRSLRKEKLPRHPRHQVSCFEQGVGLDTSRDLFQP, from the exons atggacttaacctccatgaattcatcCAGTTCtcctttaaaccctgttatagtcctagccttcacaacctcctcaggcaaggagttccacaggttgactgtgcgctgtgtgaagaggaacttccttttatttgttttaaacctgctgcccattaaacTTCCCAGGAAACACTCCCAGGAAACACTTCAAGCCTGTTGCTTCCGACTCTTGGCCCTAACTCTGCTTTCCCTGAGCAAGACACTGCTACCCCCTAGTCCCCATTGTCACTGGTTCTCCCCCACGGTCCAGTCTACAAATTCCAATGCCTGGCTCCCTTTCCCTGGCCAGAAAATCAACGCCCAAAGACCCAACTCCACAACGTATCCTCTAAACAAGGGATCAGCTCAGCAGGAGAACAGGAGTGGCAAGCAGAGGAGTTTTTCAGGGCATAGATGTCAATCCAGTGCATGGAGGTCAAGAGACTTG CTGCACAGGGATGTTGGAACCATTATGAAGCCTCTGCTGATCCCCTTGACGTACTTCTGTCTTCAGACCTGGCTGGGAATCCCTCAG GCAAAATGCCAGGTGGAGCTGAGCATGATGGATGACGCTTTTGATGACCAATATATAGGATGTGCTGAAGAAATGGCTGGAATTGCACCTGGACTGCTAGAGAAAGAAAAGTCCAtgtcctcagtgtttagcagggTGTGggaaaactcagaacaaaaatggGAACTTGTAAAGAAAAAGATTCCTCTGCCCACAGGCTTTAAAGATGAGCATGGAAGAGCCATAATAGCCTATACTGACGATGACTTTCACCGTGAGTTGAATGCGGCAGTGAGAGAGGCTGGGATATCTCGAGCTCATTACATGGCCAGTTTCCAGTTCAAAGCCTTTCATTATTATTTGACAAGAGCTTCACAGCTCTTACGAGGGAGGTGTGATGTGATGTACAAAAGGACGGTGTACCGGGGGGTTTCTGCCAGATTTCAGCACACGGGATCAGGTCACATTAGGTTTGGATACTTTGCCTCTTCGTCTTTTGATATAGGAATAGCTAAGACATTTGGTACGGACACATTGTTCGCCATCCACACGTGCTTTGgtgctgagatcagggccttcTCTCGCattcaggaggaggaagaagtaTTAATCCCAGTCCATGAGATATTCAACATGTCCCGAGGACAAAGGAATAACCGCTTTGTCCTCCGGAGCACAAACCGGACCTGCAGCCATTTTAACTGCGCGTACCTGGGCGGTGAGTACTGGGCTGAACAGGAGAAATATTTGGGTGGGGCTATTTTCTGTGGAGAATTTGAAAACCCCACTTCAGGGAGAGCTGACGAGAGGGACGCTGACTTGAGGACTTGccaccagggctgggggagacagGCTGCCACGACTCTTGCTGCCAGAGAGGGCTCGGGCTGGGGTGGGTGGACACTGGGTCCCACTCGCTCACTGAGGAAAGAGAAGCTGCCTAGACACCCACGACACCAagtgtcctgctttgagcagggggttggactagatacctccagagatctcttccaaccctga
- the LOC101942897 gene encoding ecto-ADP-ribosyltransferase 5-like isoform X3, translating to MDLTSMNSSSSPLNPVIVLAFTTSSGKEFHRLTVRCVKRNFLLFVLNLLPIKLPRKHSQETLQACCFRLLALTLLSLSKTLLPPSPHCHWFSPTVQSTNSNAWLPFPGQKINAQRPNSTTYPLNKGSAQQENRSGKQRSFSGHRCQSSAWRSRDLLHRDVGTIMKPLLIPLTYFCLQTWLGIPQAKCQVELSMMDDAFDDQYIGCAEEMAGIAPGLLEKEKSMSSVFSRVWENSEQKWELVKKKIPLPTGFKDEHGRAIIAYTDDDFHRELNAAVREAGISRAHYMASFQFKAFHYYLTRASQLLRGRCDVMYKRTVYRGVSARFQHTGSGHIRFGYFASSSFDIGIAKTFGTDTLFAIHTCFGAEIRAFSRIQEEEEVLIPVHEIFNMSRGQRNNRFVLRSTNRTCSHFNCAYLGGEKNQICVDNSVTRGGIAFPSVLSHLLFGGSVILVHVAAMKLFAGFSIVLFMLLTFSL from the exons atggacttaacctccatgaattcatcCAGTTCtcctttaaaccctgttatagtcctagccttcacaacctcctcaggcaaggagttccacaggttgactgtgcgctgtgtgaagaggaacttccttttatttgttttaaacctgctgcccattaaacTTCCCAGGAAACACTCCCAGGAAACACTTCAAGCCTGTTGCTTCCGACTCTTGGCCCTAACTCTGCTTTCCCTGAGCAAGACACTGCTACCCCCTAGTCCCCATTGTCACTGGTTCTCCCCCACGGTCCAGTCTACAAATTCCAATGCCTGGCTCCCTTTCCCTGGCCAGAAAATCAACGCCCAAAGACCCAACTCCACAACGTATCCTCTAAACAAGGGATCAGCTCAGCAGGAGAACAGGAGTGGCAAGCAGAGGAGTTTTTCAGGGCATAGATGTCAATCCAGTGCATGGAGGTCAAGAGACTTG CTGCACAGGGATGTTGGAACCATTATGAAGCCTCTGCTGATCCCCTTGACGTACTTCTGTCTTCAGACCTGGCTGGGAATCCCTCAG GCAAAATGCCAGGTGGAGCTGAGCATGATGGATGACGCTTTTGATGACCAATATATAGGATGTGCTGAAGAAATGGCTGGAATTGCACCTGGACTGCTAGAGAAAGAAAAGTCCAtgtcctcagtgtttagcagggTGTGggaaaactcagaacaaaaatggGAACTTGTAAAGAAAAAGATTCCTCTGCCCACAGGCTTTAAAGATGAGCATGGAAGAGCCATAATAGCCTATACTGACGATGACTTTCACCGTGAGTTGAATGCGGCAGTGAGAGAGGCTGGGATATCTCGAGCTCATTACATGGCCAGTTTCCAGTTCAAAGCCTTTCATTATTATTTGACAAGAGCTTCACAGCTCTTACGAGGGAGGTGTGATGTGATGTACAAAAGGACGGTGTACCGGGGGGTTTCTGCCAGATTTCAGCACACGGGATCAGGTCACATTAGGTTTGGATACTTTGCCTCTTCGTCTTTTGATATAGGAATAGCTAAGACATTTGGTACGGACACATTGTTCGCCATCCACACGTGCTTTGgtgctgagatcagggccttcTCTCGCattcaggaggaggaagaagtaTTAATCCCAGTCCATGAGATATTCAACATGTCCCGAGGACAAAGGAATAACCGCTTTGTCCTCCGGAGCACAAACCGGACCTGCAGCCATTTTAACTGCGCGTACCTGGGCG GAGAGAAGAACCAAATATGTGTTGACAACTCTG TTACCAGAGGTGGCATCGCCTTTCCCAGTGTTCTGAGCCATTTACTGTTTGGAGGATCCGTCATCCTGGTCCACGTGGCTGCTATGAAACTGTTTGCTGGTTTCTCAATTGTCCTATTCATGTTACtcactttttctctctaa